Proteins encoded by one window of Natronomonas salsuginis:
- a CDS encoding 50S ribosomal protein L22, translating into MGISYSVDADPDSTAKAMLRERHMSHKHSKEIAREIKGMIAGDAVEYLEAVVEGERSVPFKSHNSGVGHRNDIDGWDAGRYPEKASKEFLNLLENATNNADHQGFDGETMTIEHVAAHKVGESPGQKSRAFGRASPWNTPQVDVELVLREEDDE; encoded by the coding sequence ATGGGAATCAGCTACAGTGTCGACGCGGATCCGGACTCCACGGCGAAAGCCATGCTCCGGGAGCGTCACATGAGTCACAAGCACAGCAAGGAGATCGCACGGGAGATCAAGGGCATGATCGCCGGCGACGCCGTCGAGTATCTCGAAGCCGTCGTCGAAGGCGAGCGATCCGTCCCGTTCAAATCCCACAACAGCGGTGTCGGCCACCGAAACGACATCGACGGCTGGGACGCGGGACGATACCCAGAGAAGGCCTCCAAGGAGTTCCTCAATCTCCTTGAGAACGCGACGAATAACGCCGATCATCAGGGCTTCGACGGCGAAACCATGACGATCGAACACGTCGCGGCGCACAAAGTCGGGGAGTCCCCCGGTCAGAAGTCACGGGCCTTCGGTCGCGCCTCTCCGTGGAACACCCCACAGGTCGACGTCGAACTCGTCCTGCGGGAGGAGGACGACGAATAA
- a CDS encoding 30S ribosomal protein S19 yields MSSEYQIGHEGEFTYRGHTLGELQELSLDEVAELLPARQRRTIERGLSVEQEKLLEKARDAGEEETANDPIRTHLRSMPVVPAFVGLTFAVHNGQSFERVTVEPEMIGHYLGEFQLTRTSVEHGQAGIGATRSSKFVPLK; encoded by the coding sequence ATGAGTTCGGAATACCAGATCGGCCACGAAGGTGAGTTCACCTACCGTGGTCACACGCTCGGCGAGCTGCAGGAGCTGTCGCTCGACGAGGTCGCGGAACTGCTTCCCGCACGACAGCGGCGAACCATAGAGCGGGGCCTCTCCGTCGAACAGGAGAAGCTCCTCGAGAAAGCCCGCGACGCGGGCGAAGAGGAGACCGCGAACGATCCGATCCGGACGCATCTGCGTTCGATGCCGGTCGTCCCGGCGTTCGTCGGACTGACGTTCGCGGTTCACAACGGCCAGTCGTTCGAACGCGTCACGGTCGAGCCGGAGATGATCGGTCACTATCTCGGCGAGTTCCAGTTGACGCGAACCTCGGTCGAACACGGACAGGCCGGAATCGGCGCGACCCGCTCGTCGAAGTTCGTACCGCTCAAATAA